The following proteins are encoded in a genomic region of Montipora foliosa isolate CH-2021 chromosome 10, ASM3666993v2, whole genome shotgun sequence:
- the LOC137973097 gene encoding E3 ubiquitin-protein ligase TRIM71-like, which produces MDVQQLFKNLKKEAECPLCIETVKNPKTLPCLHSFCLECLDRHANFARRQLKVTIKCPVCQTSFQIPETDTFENLPSSFHLNRLVDVLALEDGSVQSQRCNSCGENNTATCYCFVCQDFLCASCFEAHQRLKASRGHRNVLIDKLQAQDVQELIHRPVMCSQQYHKDQPLEFYCEDCKVLICHKCTVVSHNRHIITDTQKAAQEQKMQMADAVAKVKAEIVRFESEIRKQTDLRNKNKVEILNEEKKMTDTVEKLIRDLREHERKMKDKFREIYEAEQKHHTTRLENFELVATQLKSCLDRCQSILKRNFSVEILQTNHAILGRCNELLNVRKPDLYMSPHVHYLVEKKLDLVDRVVVTETDPSKCLAEGQDSKEVKEREETYFVIVTKDSEGFQCYQQDDKIKVNILTPEGDQLKTDLKDTKDGKYTVTYAPQCGGQHRVEILVNGQPLTGSPWIVQVHQHDYQFAFQFGSRGKGRGEFDVIYDIDVSHKTGTIAVADAANQRIQLLSSEGKFQREIKIDGRPWSVAFTDSGDLLTLVSGGDNKLCVFSEDGHFIKHINDKHLDKPRHLSITSDGRIIITDWSDKKIKVLSPDGNDLLQSFSAPDCDKKPFFAIYHQNKFFVSYVFANSVQVFDKTGVYLHDIGCKGSNDGQFNSPRGLLIDKYNRLIVCDAWNQRLELFTLSGKFLSKLDGQYFENCLPFYVAINNGGSLIVGDYSKSCIFVFH; this is translated from the coding sequence ATGGATGTTCAACAGCTTTTCAAGAATCTTAAAAAGGAAGCAGAATGCCCATTGTGCATAGAGACTGTCAAAAATCCCAAGACATTACCATGTCTTCACTCATTCTGCTTGGAGTGTCTCGACAGACATGCAAACTTCGCAAGGAGACAGCTAAAAGTGACAATCAAATGTCCGGTTTGCCAGACTTCATTCCAAATTCCGGAAACAGACACCTTCGAGAATTTGCCGTCATCGTTCCATCTCAACCGATTGGTTGATGTTCTGGCTCTAGAAGATGGCAGCGTACAGTCTCAAAGATGCAACAGTTGTGGCGAGAACAACACGGCAACATGTTACTGTTTCGTGTGCCAGGATTTTCTGTGCGCATCTTGTTTTGAAGCTCACCAACGCTTGAAGGCCTCAAGGGGTCACCGCAATGTTTTGATCGACAAACTGCAAGCGCAAGATGTGCAAGAGTTGATCCACAGACCCGTGATGTGTTCACAGCAATATCATAAAGATCAACCTCTCGAGTTTTACTGCGAAGACTGTAAAGTTCTGATTTGCCACAAATGTACTGTAGTGAGTCATAATCGACACATCATAACAGACACTCAGAAAGctgcacaagaacaaaagatgcaaatggCCGACGCTGTGGCCAAAGTGAAAGCGGAAATTGTCAGATTTgagagtgaaattaggaaacaAACTGAcctaagaaacaaaaacaaagttgaaattttgaacgaggaaaagaaaatgacagacACTGTGGAAAAATTAATTCGTGATTTGCGAGAACACGAGAGGAAAATGAAGGACAAGTTTCGTGAAATTTATGAAGCGGAACAAAAACATCACACAACGCGACTGGAAAACTTCGAGCTGGTTGCTACCCAGCTGAAAAGCTGCTTGGACCGCTGTCAGAGTATCTTAAAAAGAAACTTCAGCGTCGaaattctacaaacaaatcacgCCATCCTTGGACGTTGTAATGAACTGTTAAATGTAAGAAAACCCGATCTTTACATGTCGCCACATGTACATTACTTGGTGGAAAAGAAATTGGATCTTGTGGATCGAGTTGTTGTCACGGAGACTGATCCCTCAAAGTGCTTAGCTGAAGGTCAAGACAGCAAGGAAGTAAAAGAAAGGGAGGAGACATATTTCGTCATTGTTACAAAGGATTCAGAAGGATTTCAATGTTATCAACAAGACGATAAAATCAAAGTCAACATATTGACTCCAGAAGGTGATCAACTAAAAACAGACCTTAAAGACACCAAAGACGGCAAATACACAGTGACATACGCACCACAGTGTGGCGGACAACACAGAGTGGAGATCCTTGTGAATGGACAGCCGCTGACTGGTAGTCCTTGGATTGTGCAGGTTCATCAGCATGATTATCAATTTGCCTTTCAGTTTGGTTCAAGAGGGAAGGGACGAGGAGAATTTGATGTCATTTACGATATTGATGTGAGTCATAAAACGGGAACGATTGCTGTTGCAGATGCGGCGAATCAAAGAATTCAACTGTTGAGCTCAGAAGGAAAGTTTCAAAGGGAGATAAAAATTGATGGTAGACCTTGGTCGGTGGCATTTACAGACTCTGGCGACCTGCTGACTTTAGTTTCGGGAGGCGACAATAAGCTTTGTGTGTTCAGTGAGGACGGTCACTTCATCAAACACATCAATGATAAACATCTTGATAAACCACGTCACCTTTCCATTACGAGTGATGGTCGCATAATCATAACTGACTGGTCTGACAAGAAAATCAAGGTCCTCTCCCCTGATGGGAATGACTTGCTCCAATCCTTCAGTGCCCCAGATTGTGATAAAAAGCCATTCTTTGCTATTTATCACCAGaacaaattctttgtttcttatGTGTTTGCAAATAGTGTCCAGGTATTTGACAAAACTGGAGTGTATTTACACGACATTGGCTGTAAGGGTTCCAATGATGGCCAGTTTAATAGTCCTCGAGGACTCCTTATTGACAAGTACAACAGACTCATTGTGTGTGATGCATGGAACCAAAGGCTGGAACTCTTCACTCTGAGCGGCAAGTTTTTGAGTAAACTTGATGGACAGTATTTCGAAAATTGCCTTCCTTTTTACGTTGCTATAAACAATGGTGGCAGTCTCATAGTAGGCGACTACAGCAAGAGctgcatttttgttttccattaa